The proteins below come from a single Plasmodium sp. gorilla clade G2 genome assembly, chromosome: 13 genomic window:
- a CDS encoding oxidoreductase, putative, with product MTSVKHPKISVLGAGDIGCALAHMICEKNLGDVVLHDFRKDLPKGRALDILHTRPINRSRINILGTNEITDIKDSLVVVVTIEVSEREFAEFDEEDLEKQVYTSNVKLLKEVAKSIKKHCPQAFVVVTTSPVDCMAKVLQENANIPPHKICGMAGVLHSARLRHNLAEKLRVNPGDVQGFVIGAHGDKMVPLPRYCCVNGIPLSDFTKKGAITEKEINKIVEKTRNTGFELLELLPEGSVCFAPSLAIVEIIEAYLKDLKRVLVCSVLLNGHYGHKGVFAGIPVVIGGKGIEKIIELDLNPQEKELFDDSLKHISYLFDNYKHETVVEDENKPN from the exons ATGACATCTGTAAAACATCCAAAAATAAGTGTTTTAGGTGCAGGGGATATAGGTTGCGCATTGGCTCATATGATATGTGAAAAAAATTTAGGCGATGTTGTTTTACATGATTTTCGTAAGG ATTTGCCAAAAGGGAGAGCATTAGACATATTACACACAAGACCAATAAATAGATCGAGGATAAATATATTAGGTACAAATGAAATTACAGATATTAAAGATTCTTTAGTTGTAGTAGTAACAATAGAAGTATCTGAGAGAGAATTTGCAGAATTTGATGAAGAGGATTTAGAAAAACAAGTTTATACATCCAATGTGAAACTGTTGAAAGAAGTTGCAAAGtcaataaaaaaacattGCCCTCAAGCATTTGTAGTAGTAACAACAAGTCCTGTTGATTGTATGGCTAAAGTTTTACAAGAAAATGCAAATATACCTCCTCATAAAATTTGTGGCATGGCAGGAGTTCTTCACAGTGCCAGATTGAGACATAACTTGGCAGAGAAATTGAGA gTTAATCCGGGTGATGTTCAAGGATTTGTGATAGGAGCTCATGGAGATAAGATGGTGCCACTTCCAAGATATTGTTGCGTTAATGGTATTCCATTAAGCGATTTTACAAAGAAAGGTGCAATtacagaaaaagaaataaataaaatagttGAGAAGACAAGAAATACAGGATTTGAATTATTAGAACTATTACCAGAAGGTTCTGTGTGTTTTGCTCCTTCTCTAGCTATTGTTGAAATTATAGAAGCTTATCTAAAAGATTTAAAAAGAGTTCTTGTTTGTTCAGTCTTACTCAATGGTCATTATGGACACAAAGGAGTTTTTGCTGGAATACCTGTAGTTATTGGGGGAAAGggtatagaaaaaataatagaacTTGATTTAAATCCACAAGAAAAAGAACTATTCGATGATTCTTTAAAACATATCagttatttatttgataattataaacatGAAACAGTAGTGGAGGATGAAAACAAACCAAATTAA
- a CDS encoding mitochondrial fission 1 protein, putative, with amino-acid sequence MDSPELLKVELQRLKNDYENELSVDHVMPKTQFDYACLLICSSDLKNIKFASSLLHELLLINYNRIDCLYQLAIAHIKLRDYKKAKNYLNALLKIDARNSNALALKSLLFDLISSDGLIGALLVALTACGLYLSFKSFKYF; translated from the exons ATGGACAGTCCAGAATTACTTAAAGTAGAACTTCAAAGATTAAAGAATGATTATGAAAAT GAACTATCAGTCGATCATGTAATGCCAAAGACTCAATTTGATTACGCTTGTTTGTTAATATGTTCTTcagatttaaaaaatataaaatttgcttcttcattattacaTGAATTATTACTCATAAATTATAATCGTATAGATTGTTTATATCAGCTAGCTATAgcacatataaaattaagagattataaaaaagctaagaattatttaaatgcCTTATTAAAAATCGATGCAAGGAATAGTAATGCTTTAGCTTTAAAGAGTTTACTTTTTGATTTGATATCATCTGATGGTTTAATTGGTGCTTTGTTAGTTGCACTAACGGCTTGtggtttatatttatcttttaaatctttcaagtatttttaa